Proteins encoded together in one Bradyrhizobium sp. PSBB068 window:
- a CDS encoding PadR family transcriptional regulator, with protein sequence MALGDAILACLTERPMTGYELAKTFDASIGFFWKADHQQIYRELSRLRDKGHVQGREVVQSGKPNKLVYTLTAEGRAALKHWAARPSVPPSIKDDLLVRLYALDCVDIEPLRTDLMARLEHHRDRYERYERLLNKRFPDGTAPAADVGKMLSLRLGMRHERVVVEWCEEALDALSAMSGRGNVTPLADGKRENNG encoded by the coding sequence TTGGCACTCGGTGACGCAATCCTCGCCTGCCTCACGGAACGTCCGATGACGGGCTACGAGCTCGCCAAGACGTTCGACGCCTCGATCGGCTTCTTCTGGAAGGCCGACCATCAGCAGATCTACCGGGAGCTCTCCCGGCTGCGCGACAAGGGCCATGTCCAGGGCCGCGAGGTGGTGCAGTCGGGCAAGCCCAACAAGCTGGTCTACACGCTGACGGCCGAGGGCCGCGCAGCGCTGAAGCATTGGGCGGCGCGGCCGAGCGTTCCGCCCTCGATCAAGGACGATTTGCTGGTCCGGCTCTATGCGCTCGACTGCGTCGACATCGAGCCGCTGCGCACCGACCTGATGGCGCGGCTGGAACATCACCGCGACCGCTATGAGCGCTACGAGCGCCTGCTCAACAAGCGCTTCCCCGACGGCACCGCGCCTGCGGCCGATGTCGGCAAGATGCTCAGTCTGCGGCTCGGGATGCGCCACGAGCGCGTCGTGGTGGAGTGGTGCGAGGAAGCGCTCGATGCGCTGTCGGCGATGTCCGGCCGCGGCAACGTCACGCCGCTCGCCGACGGCAAGCGCGAGAACAACGGCTAG
- a CDS encoding nuclear transport factor 2 family protein encodes MSKPGLDKWYAYMKSHDTAALWDLLHPDAVFESPVVHTPQRGRDITFKYLTSAAKVLGGPTFKYLGEWKSDSGAVLEFENEIDGIKLNGVDIITFDGDGRITHFKVMVRPLKAINLLHRMMGEELMNQSGATSQSQSR; translated from the coding sequence ATGAGCAAGCCGGGCCTCGACAAGTGGTACGCCTACATGAAGTCCCACGACACCGCCGCTTTGTGGGATCTGCTGCATCCCGACGCGGTGTTCGAAAGCCCGGTCGTGCACACGCCGCAGCGCGGCCGCGACATCACCTTCAAATACCTGACCAGCGCCGCCAAGGTGCTCGGCGGCCCGACCTTCAAATATCTGGGCGAATGGAAGAGCGACAGCGGCGCGGTGCTCGAATTCGAGAACGAGATCGACGGCATCAAGCTCAACGGCGTCGACATCATCACCTTCGACGGTGACGGCCGGATCACGCATTTCAAGGTGATGGTGCGCCCGCTCAAGGCGATCAACCTGCTGCATCGCATGATGGGCGAGGAGTTGATGAATCAGAGCGGCGCAACGTCGCAATCACAGTCTCGCTAG
- a CDS encoding acyl-CoA dehydrogenase C-terminal domain-containing protein yields MPTYKAPVEDVSFLLNDVFQIDRYGNLPGFTDASADVREAILGEAAKLSEEVLQPLNRTGDLEGCKRNDDGSVTTPKGFKDAYKQVAEGGWLGLSAPTEFGGQGLPVTLSQAVNEFQISANMAFSMYGGLTMGATAALLVHGTPEQKKTYVPKMVAGEWTGTMNLTEPQCGTDLGLLRTKAVRQPDGSFKITGTKIFISAGEHDLAENIIHLVLARIEGAPAGIKGVSLFVVPKVLVNADGSLGQRNGVTCGSIEHKMGIHGNSTCVMNYDNATGWLIGEENKGMQGMFVMMNEARLGVAVQGLAQSEVAYQNAVAYARERLQGRSLTGVKEADKPADPIIVHPDVRRTLLTIRAFNEAARAMVVWTALKSDVAHRSNDPKDRQAADDHMGLMTPVLKGVLTDTGFANTVSAQQMFGGHGYIAEHGMEQFVRDARIAMIYEGANGIQALDLVGRKLPRDGGRAVMAFFGEVGAFAKEHGGDEAMKPFVTPLSAALGHLQQATGWLMQNALTKPDNAGAAATDYMKLFGLVALGYMWAKMAKVAQDKAAAGATPYLNTKLVTGRFFMERLLPETAVHLARIQSGSATTMELAAEAF; encoded by the coding sequence ATGCCGACCTACAAAGCCCCCGTCGAAGACGTCAGCTTCCTGCTCAACGACGTTTTCCAGATCGACCGCTACGGCAATCTTCCCGGCTTCACCGACGCGTCGGCCGACGTGCGCGAGGCGATCCTCGGCGAGGCCGCCAAGCTCAGCGAAGAGGTGCTGCAACCGCTCAACCGCACCGGCGATCTCGAAGGCTGCAAGCGCAATGACGACGGCAGCGTCACCACGCCGAAGGGCTTCAAGGACGCCTACAAGCAGGTCGCCGAGGGTGGCTGGCTCGGCCTCTCGGCGCCGACCGAATTCGGTGGCCAAGGCTTGCCGGTGACGCTGTCGCAGGCGGTCAACGAATTCCAGATCTCCGCCAACATGGCGTTCTCGATGTATGGCGGCCTGACCATGGGCGCGACCGCGGCGCTGCTGGTGCACGGCACGCCCGAGCAGAAGAAGACCTATGTGCCGAAGATGGTTGCGGGCGAGTGGACCGGCACCATGAACCTGACCGAGCCGCAATGCGGCACCGATCTCGGCCTGCTTCGCACCAAGGCCGTGCGTCAGCCGGACGGCAGCTTCAAGATCACGGGCACCAAGATCTTCATCTCCGCCGGCGAGCATGACCTTGCCGAGAACATCATCCATCTCGTGCTGGCGCGGATCGAAGGCGCGCCGGCCGGCATCAAGGGCGTCTCGCTGTTCGTCGTTCCCAAGGTGCTGGTCAACGCCGACGGCTCGCTCGGCCAGCGCAACGGCGTCACCTGCGGCTCGATCGAGCACAAGATGGGCATCCACGGCAATTCCACCTGTGTGATGAACTACGACAACGCCACCGGCTGGCTGATCGGCGAAGAGAACAAGGGCATGCAAGGCATGTTCGTGATGATGAACGAGGCCCGCCTCGGCGTCGCCGTGCAGGGCCTCGCGCAGTCCGAGGTCGCCTATCAGAACGCGGTCGCCTATGCCCGCGAGCGCCTGCAGGGCCGCTCGCTGACCGGCGTCAAGGAGGCCGACAAGCCCGCGGATCCGATCATCGTGCATCCCGACGTGCGCCGCACGCTGCTCACCATCCGCGCCTTCAACGAGGCGGCGCGCGCCATGGTGGTGTGGACCGCACTGAAGAGCGACGTCGCGCACCGTTCCAACGACCCGAAGGATCGTCAGGCCGCCGACGACCACATGGGCCTGATGACGCCGGTGCTGAAGGGTGTCCTGACCGACACCGGCTTTGCCAACACGGTCTCCGCGCAGCAGATGTTCGGCGGCCACGGCTATATCGCCGAGCACGGCATGGAGCAGTTCGTCCGCGATGCCCGCATCGCGATGATCTATGAGGGCGCCAACGGCATCCAGGCGCTCGACCTGGTCGGCCGCAAGCTGCCGCGCGACGGCGGCCGCGCCGTGATGGCGTTCTTCGGTGAGGTCGGCGCCTTTGCCAAGGAGCATGGTGGCGACGAGGCGATGAAGCCGTTCGTGACCCCGCTTTCGGCCGCTCTCGGCCATCTGCAGCAGGCCACCGGCTGGCTGATGCAGAACGCGCTGACCAAGCCCGACAATGCCGGCGCGGCCGCGACCGATTACATGAAATTGTTCGGCCTGGTCGCGCTCGGCTACATGTGGGCGAAGATGGCCAAGGTCGCGCAGGACAAGGCTGCGGCCGGCGCCACGCCTTACCTCAACACCAAGCTCGTCACCGGCCGCTTCTTCATGGAGCGGCTGCTGCCGGAGACCGCCGTGCATCTGGCCAGGATCCAGAGCGGCAGCGCCACCACGATGGAACTGGCCGCGGAAGCGTTCTGA
- a CDS encoding acetyl-CoA C-acetyltransferase, with protein sequence MPEAYIYDHVRTPRGRGKADGALHEVTALALATVPLKALKERNNLPEDSVDDVVLGVVDPVGEAGSDIARFAALNAGLGEKVPGVQISRFCASGLDAVNFAAAQIMAGQHELVIGGGAESMSRVGIGASGGAWPMDPSMAVPAYFMPQGISADLIATKYGFSRDDVDAYAVQSQQRAAKSWDEGRFNKSVVPVKDINGLTILAKDEHMRPTTTMQSLAQLQPSFAAMAAMAGFDAVAIQSHPEVEKVNYVHHAGNSSGIVDGAGAVLLGSKEAGAKHGLKPRAKIRAFANIGSEPAMMLTGPVDVTEKLFERSGMKKSDIDLFELNEAFASVVLRYIQAFDIDNAKINVNGGAIALGHPLGATGAMILGTVLDELERTNKETALVTLCIGGGMGTATIIERV encoded by the coding sequence ATGCCTGAGGCATACATCTACGATCACGTTCGTACCCCGCGCGGCCGCGGCAAGGCCGATGGCGCGCTCCACGAGGTCACCGCGCTGGCGCTCGCCACGGTGCCGCTGAAGGCGCTCAAGGAGCGCAACAATCTGCCTGAGGATTCCGTCGACGACGTGGTGCTCGGCGTGGTCGATCCAGTCGGCGAGGCCGGGTCCGACATCGCCCGTTTCGCGGCGCTGAACGCCGGCCTCGGCGAGAAGGTGCCGGGCGTGCAGATCAGCCGCTTCTGCGCCTCCGGCCTCGATGCCGTGAACTTCGCCGCGGCCCAGATCATGGCCGGCCAGCATGAGCTCGTGATCGGCGGCGGCGCGGAATCGATGAGCCGCGTCGGCATCGGCGCGTCCGGCGGCGCCTGGCCGATGGATCCCTCGATGGCGGTGCCCGCCTATTTCATGCCGCAGGGCATCTCGGCCGATCTGATCGCGACCAAATACGGCTTCTCGCGCGACGACGTCGACGCCTATGCGGTGCAGAGCCAGCAGCGCGCGGCGAAGTCCTGGGACGAGGGCCGGTTCAACAAGTCGGTGGTGCCGGTCAAGGACATCAACGGCCTGACCATCCTTGCCAAGGACGAGCATATGCGCCCGACCACGACGATGCAGTCGCTGGCGCAGCTGCAACCGTCATTCGCGGCGATGGCCGCGATGGCCGGCTTCGACGCCGTGGCGATCCAGTCGCATCCGGAGGTCGAGAAGGTCAATTACGTGCATCACGCGGGCAACTCCTCCGGCATCGTCGACGGCGCCGGCGCCGTGCTGCTCGGCAGCAAGGAGGCAGGAGCGAAGCATGGCCTGAAGCCGCGGGCGAAGATCCGTGCCTTCGCCAATATCGGCTCGGAGCCCGCGATGATGCTGACCGGCCCCGTCGACGTCACCGAAAAGCTGTTCGAGCGCTCCGGCATGAAGAAGTCGGACATCGACCTGTTCGAGCTCAACGAGGCGTTCGCCTCGGTGGTGCTGCGCTACATCCAGGCCTTCGACATCGACAATGCCAAGATCAACGTCAACGGCGGCGCGATCGCGCTCGGCCATCCGCTCGGGGCGACCGGCGCGATGATCCTCGGCACCGTGCTCGACGAGCTCGAGCGCACCAACAAGGAGACGGCGCTGGTCACGCTGTGCATCGGCGGCGGCATGGGCACCGCCACCATCATCGAGCGCGTCTGA
- a CDS encoding enoyl-CoA hydratase/isomerase family protein → MAYKNFKFDVDADGIALVTWDIPGRSMNVFDEVSTQEIGEIIKQTTSDPAIKGVVITSAKEAFCAGADLSMLEGMNRAYAQLFKEKGEEAANQMLFEQSRQMSLSFRAIETSGKPWVAAINGLALGGGFEITLACHYRVAAENPKTRLGLPEMKVGLFPGAGGTQRVPRLVQPADAMQLLLKGEAVNLTRAKALNLIHAVVPAADLIKAAKDWIKGGGKAVAPWDEKGFKLPGGPVFSKAGMQMFPAGNAIYRRETYDNYPAARAIMSCVYEGLQLPIDAALRVESRYFAKVLRSKEAAAMIRSLFLSMQELNKGARRPAGVPPTKVKKLAVIGAGFMGASVGYVSAQAGIDVVLVDRDQESADKGKGHAKTVVDGLIAKGRMKQEAADAILARISATSDYNVISDCDLVIEAVFEDRKVKADTYAKAQPLLKPGAIFASNTSTLPINSLAEEFKDQGKFIGIHFFSPVEKMMLVEIILGKNTGDVALATALDYVRAIGKTPIVVNDSRGFFANRCVMRYISEGNEMLLEGVPPAMIENTARMAGMPVGPLSLQDEVALDLGLKITKATEADLGPNAIDQAQKKLIVEMVEKQGRFGRKNGKGFYDYPEKGKGQKSLWPGLADLQPKQLDPDTLSVEELKQRFLVVQAVEAARTVEDHVITDVREADVGSILGFGFAPFTGGALSYIDFMGTKNFVALCHAFEKKYGSRFTPPKLLEEMAAKGETFYGRFPPKKQAA, encoded by the coding sequence ATGGCTTACAAGAATTTCAAGTTCGACGTCGACGCCGACGGCATTGCTCTCGTCACCTGGGACATCCCGGGCCGTTCGATGAACGTGTTCGACGAGGTCTCCACCCAGGAGATCGGCGAGATCATCAAGCAGACCACCAGCGATCCCGCGATCAAGGGCGTCGTGATCACCTCGGCGAAGGAGGCGTTCTGCGCCGGGGCCGACCTCTCCATGCTCGAGGGCATGAACCGCGCTTACGCACAGCTCTTCAAGGAGAAGGGCGAGGAAGCCGCGAACCAGATGCTGTTCGAGCAGAGCCGCCAGATGTCGCTGTCGTTCCGCGCGATCGAGACCTCGGGCAAGCCGTGGGTCGCCGCGATCAACGGGCTTGCGCTTGGCGGCGGCTTCGAGATCACGCTGGCCTGCCACTACCGCGTCGCGGCCGAAAACCCGAAGACCCGGCTCGGCCTGCCCGAGATGAAGGTCGGCCTGTTCCCCGGCGCCGGCGGTACCCAGCGCGTGCCGCGTCTCGTGCAGCCGGCTGATGCGATGCAACTGCTGCTCAAGGGCGAGGCCGTCAATCTCACCCGCGCGAAGGCGCTCAATCTGATTCACGCCGTGGTGCCCGCGGCCGATCTGATCAAGGCGGCGAAGGACTGGATCAAGGGTGGCGGCAAGGCCGTCGCGCCGTGGGACGAGAAGGGCTTCAAGCTGCCCGGCGGCCCCGTTTTCTCGAAGGCCGGCATGCAGATGTTCCCGGCCGGAAACGCGATCTATCGTCGCGAGACCTACGACAATTATCCGGCCGCGCGCGCCATCATGAGCTGCGTCTATGAGGGCCTGCAGCTGCCGATCGACGCTGCGCTGCGCGTCGAGTCGCGCTACTTCGCCAAAGTGCTGCGCTCGAAGGAAGCGGCGGCGATGATCCGCTCGCTGTTCCTGTCGATGCAGGAGCTGAACAAGGGCGCCCGCCGCCCGGCCGGCGTGCCGCCGACCAAGGTCAAGAAGCTTGCCGTGATCGGCGCCGGCTTCATGGGCGCCAGCGTCGGTTATGTCTCGGCGCAGGCCGGCATCGACGTCGTGCTGGTCGATCGCGACCAGGAGAGCGCCGACAAGGGCAAGGGCCACGCCAAGACCGTTGTCGACGGGCTGATCGCGAAGGGTCGGATGAAGCAGGAGGCGGCCGACGCCATCCTGGCGCGGATCTCGGCGACATCAGACTACAACGTGATCTCGGACTGCGACCTTGTCATCGAGGCGGTGTTCGAGGACCGCAAGGTCAAGGCCGACACCTATGCCAAGGCGCAGCCGCTGCTGAAGCCGGGTGCGATCTTCGCCTCCAACACCTCGACCTTGCCGATCAACTCGCTGGCCGAGGAGTTCAAGGACCAGGGCAAGTTCATCGGCATCCACTTCTTCTCGCCGGTCGAGAAGATGATGCTGGTCGAGATCATCCTCGGCAAGAACACCGGCGATGTCGCGCTGGCGACCGCGCTCGACTATGTCCGCGCGATTGGTAAGACGCCCATCGTGGTCAACGATAGCCGCGGCTTCTTCGCCAACCGCTGCGTGATGCGTTATATCTCCGAGGGCAACGAGATGCTGCTCGAAGGCGTGCCGCCGGCGATGATCGAGAACACCGCCAGGATGGCCGGCATGCCAGTTGGGCCGCTGTCGCTGCAGGACGAGGTCGCGCTCGATCTCGGCCTCAAGATCACCAAGGCGACCGAGGCCGATCTCGGTCCCAACGCGATCGACCAGGCGCAGAAGAAGCTGATCGTCGAGATGGTCGAGAAGCAGGGCCGCTTCGGCCGCAAGAACGGCAAGGGCTTCTACGACTATCCCGAGAAGGGCAAGGGTCAGAAGAGCCTGTGGCCGGGGCTCGCCGATCTGCAGCCGAAGCAGCTCGATCCGGATACGCTCAGCGTCGAGGAGTTGAAGCAGCGCTTCCTGGTGGTGCAGGCGGTGGAAGCCGCGCGCACCGTCGAGGATCACGTCATCACCGACGTGCGCGAGGCCGATGTCGGCTCGATCCTCGGCTTCGGCTTCGCGCCGTTCACTGGCGGGGCGCTGTCCTACATTGACTTCATGGGCACGAAGAACTTCGTCGCGCTCTGCCACGCCTTCGAGAAGAAATACGGCTCGCGCTTCACGCCGCCGAAGCTGCTCGAGGAGATGGCCGCCAAGGGCGAAACCTTCTACGGCCGCTTCCCGCCGAAGAAGCAGGCGGCGTAA
- a CDS encoding HlyD family type I secretion periplasmic adaptor subunit, producing MPSARQSVHHHILAVAMAAAFLVASIGIMGAATRMSGAIISQGSLVVESSVKKVQHPSGGVAKKLLVEDGARVAKDDLLILMDETVAQANLTAVTKSLWELEARRARLQAERDGDAEIVFPDSVASLSDPAAQAVVSGERRFFQLRKDANDGQKQQLKEQIAQLKEQIGGMQDQLSAKKQEADLIANELTGVQQLWEQRLVSLSRLSALQRDSARLLGERGQLTASIAQAKGKISETELKILQVDQDFRSGVAKELADIRAKYADAIEKQVTAKDQTEKLEIRAPQAGVVHDLTIHTQGGVIAAGETIMTIVPDQDNLIVETHVAPQDIDQVKLGASAVLRFTNFNQRTTPEIEGEVSRIGADVSRDDKTTPTYFLVRIAIPAPELNKLATAHLLPGMPLEVFIPTSERTVLSYLMKPLADQVHRAFREK from the coding sequence ATGCCTAGCGCCCGGCAATCGGTCCATCACCACATCCTGGCGGTCGCGATGGCCGCGGCGTTCCTCGTCGCCAGCATCGGCATCATGGGCGCGGCCACCAGGATGTCGGGCGCGATCATCTCGCAGGGATCGCTGGTGGTCGAATCCAGCGTCAAGAAGGTGCAGCACCCCTCCGGCGGTGTCGCCAAGAAGCTGCTGGTCGAGGACGGCGCCCGCGTCGCCAAGGACGATTTGCTGATCCTGATGGACGAGACGGTGGCACAAGCCAACCTCACCGCCGTGACCAAGAGCCTGTGGGAGCTCGAGGCGCGCCGCGCGCGGCTACAGGCCGAACGCGACGGTGACGCCGAGATCGTATTTCCCGACAGCGTGGCATCGCTCAGCGACCCCGCGGCGCAGGCCGTCGTCTCGGGCGAGCGTCGGTTCTTCCAGCTGCGCAAGGACGCCAATGACGGGCAGAAGCAGCAGTTGAAGGAGCAGATCGCGCAGCTCAAGGAGCAGATCGGCGGCATGCAGGACCAGTTGAGCGCCAAGAAGCAGGAAGCCGATTTGATCGCCAACGAGCTGACCGGCGTGCAGCAGCTCTGGGAACAGCGCCTAGTCTCGCTGTCTCGTCTAAGCGCGCTGCAGCGCGATTCGGCGCGGCTGCTCGGCGAGCGCGGCCAGCTCACCGCATCGATCGCGCAGGCCAAGGGCAAGATCTCGGAGACCGAGCTGAAGATCCTGCAGGTCGATCAGGATTTCCGCTCCGGCGTCGCCAAGGAGCTCGCCGACATCAGGGCCAAATATGCCGACGCGATCGAGAAGCAGGTCACCGCGAAGGACCAGACCGAGAAGCTCGAGATCCGCGCGCCGCAGGCCGGCGTCGTGCACGATCTCACCATCCACACCCAGGGCGGCGTCATCGCGGCCGGCGAAACGATCATGACCATCGTGCCCGACCAGGACAATCTGATCGTGGAAACTCATGTTGCACCGCAGGATATCGATCAGGTCAAGCTCGGCGCATCCGCGGTGCTGCGCTTCACCAATTTCAACCAGCGCACCACGCCGGAGATCGAGGGCGAGGTCAGCCGGATCGGCGCCGATGTGTCGCGGGACGACAAGACGACCCCGACCTACTTCCTTGTCCGCATTGCGATTCCAGCGCCGGAGCTGAACAAGCTCGCGACCGCGCATCTGCTGCCGGGCATGCCGCTCGAGGTGTTCATCCCGACCAGCGAGCGCACGGTGCTGTCGTATCTGATGAAGCCGCTGGCGGACCAGGTGCACCGCGCCTTCAGGGAGAAATGA
- a CDS encoding type I secretion system permease/ATPase produces the protein MIGQGKRFSSLPVEIRDAITAVRGALVAVAMASGLVNLLMLVGPVFMLQTYDRVLPSRSIPTLVGLLVIALVLLVVQAGVDVLRSRLLARIAEIFDESIRGAVFDSVQHASLSRPNGDGLQIMRDLDSIRGFIAGSGLVAIFDLPWTPLYIIVCTLFHPLMGLAVAGGAIALALITVAAELFTRAPTRALVALASSRRQMAETAFYHAPVVHALGMQQRMAELWSDRTQAYLNMQRVTSDLTGTFGSASRFLRMILQSGVLALGAWLVINQQATAGVMLAATILSIRALAPIELAIANWRSFIAVRASVGQLAEALAAVPSRSAFTPLPAPKNEVRVTSISLTAPASDAVVLHEVSFALRAGNAVAVVGPSGSGKSTLARALVGIGAPVRGVIRIDGATLAQWDPLALGPSIGYLPQDVALFRGTVAENISRFAASPDAGRLLAAAREAGVHELILRLPDGYETEVGDGGLMLSGGQRQRIALARALYGDPFLVVLDEPNSNLDSEGERALIHAIARVRARGGIVVVIAHRPAVLQAVDHMLVLNEGRMQAFGTTAAVLPLLVPKAAQPAPARRKRKKDAEPRQNA, from the coding sequence ATGATCGGTCAGGGCAAACGCTTCTCCTCACTGCCGGTTGAAATCCGGGATGCGATCACGGCCGTGCGCGGCGCGCTGGTTGCCGTGGCGATGGCGAGCGGCCTCGTCAATCTGTTGATGCTGGTCGGCCCGGTGTTCATGCTGCAGACCTATGACCGCGTGCTGCCGAGCCGCAGCATCCCAACCCTGGTCGGCCTGCTCGTGATCGCGCTGGTGCTGCTCGTCGTGCAGGCCGGCGTCGATGTGCTGCGCAGCCGGCTGTTGGCGCGCATCGCCGAAATCTTCGACGAGAGCATTCGCGGCGCCGTGTTCGACAGCGTGCAGCATGCTTCGCTGAGCCGGCCGAACGGCGACGGCCTGCAGATCATGCGCGACCTCGACAGCATTCGAGGCTTCATCGCCGGCAGCGGCCTGGTCGCGATCTTCGACCTGCCATGGACCCCGCTCTACATCATCGTCTGCACGCTGTTTCATCCGCTGATGGGGCTCGCAGTCGCCGGCGGCGCGATCGCGCTGGCACTGATCACGGTCGCCGCCGAGCTGTTCACGCGCGCGCCGACGCGCGCGCTGGTCGCGCTCGCCTCGTCGCGGCGGCAGATGGCGGAGACCGCATTCTACCACGCGCCCGTGGTGCACGCGCTCGGCATGCAGCAGCGGATGGCCGAGCTGTGGTCGGACCGCACGCAGGCCTATCTCAACATGCAGCGCGTGACCTCCGATTTGACCGGCACGTTCGGCAGCGCCTCGCGCTTCCTGCGCATGATCCTGCAATCCGGCGTGCTGGCACTCGGCGCCTGGCTCGTTATCAATCAGCAGGCCACCGCCGGCGTGATGCTGGCCGCAACCATTCTCTCGATCCGCGCGCTGGCGCCGATCGAGCTTGCGATCGCCAATTGGCGCAGCTTCATCGCGGTCCGCGCCAGCGTCGGCCAGCTTGCCGAAGCCCTGGCGGCGGTGCCGTCGCGGTCGGCGTTCACGCCTTTGCCCGCGCCGAAGAACGAGGTCCGTGTCACCTCGATCAGCCTGACCGCACCGGCCTCCGATGCCGTGGTGCTGCACGAGGTGAGCTTTGCACTGCGCGCCGGCAATGCGGTCGCGGTGGTCGGCCCCAGCGGCTCCGGCAAGTCGACCCTGGCGCGCGCGCTGGTCGGCATCGGCGCACCGGTGCGTGGAGTGATCCGGATCGACGGCGCGACGCTGGCGCAATGGGATCCGCTCGCGCTGGGCCCGTCGATCGGCTACCTGCCGCAGGACGTCGCATTGTTCCGCGGGACCGTCGCCGAGAACATCTCCCGCTTCGCAGCTAGCCCGGACGCCGGCAGGTTGCTGGCCGCCGCGCGCGAGGCCGGCGTACACGAGCTGATCCTCCGGCTGCCTGACGGTTATGAGACCGAGGTCGGCGACGGCGGCCTGATGCTGTCGGGCGGCCAGCGGCAGCGCATTGCGCTGGCCCGCGCGCTCTATGGCGATCCGTTCCTGGTGGTGCTCGACGAGCCGAACTCGAATCTGGACTCCGAGGGCGAGCGCGCGCTGATCCATGCTATCGCGCGCGTCCGTGCTCGCGGCGGCATCGTGGTCGTGATCGCGCATCGGCCCGCGGTGCTGCAGGCGGTCGATCACATGCTGGTGCTGAACGAAGGACGCATGCAGGCGTTCGGCACCACGGCTGCAGTGCTGCCGCTGCTGGTGCCGAAGGCTGCGCAGCCGGCACCGGCGCGCCGCAAGCGCAAGAAGGACGCGGAGCCCCGGCAAAATGCCTAG
- the gstA gene encoding glutathione transferase GstA translates to MKLYYSPGACSLSPHIALLEAGLPYDLVKVDLRAKKLENGDDFLQVNPKGQVPALALDTGEMVTEGPIIIQMIADKVADKKLAPARDSNERYKLLEWLNYITTELHKNLGPMFSPVLADDAKAFFKDRAMGKFKYVDSQLAGREYLMGSQFTVADGYLFTMIMWAQDRLGFDLSGLPNVTAYKARVAARPKVQEALKKEGLLKAA, encoded by the coding sequence ATGAAGCTTTATTACTCCCCCGGTGCCTGCTCCCTCTCCCCCCACATCGCCCTGCTTGAAGCCGGCCTGCCCTATGACCTGGTCAAGGTCGATCTTCGGGCCAAGAAGCTCGAAAACGGCGACGATTTCCTGCAAGTGAACCCCAAGGGCCAGGTGCCGGCGCTGGCGCTGGATACCGGCGAGATGGTCACCGAAGGCCCGATCATCATCCAGATGATCGCCGACAAGGTCGCCGACAAGAAGCTGGCGCCCGCCCGGGATTCCAACGAACGCTACAAGCTGCTCGAATGGCTGAACTACATCACGACCGAGCTGCACAAGAATCTCGGCCCGATGTTCTCGCCGGTGCTCGCCGACGACGCCAAGGCGTTTTTCAAGGACCGCGCCATGGGCAAGTTCAAATATGTCGACAGCCAGCTCGCCGGCCGCGAATATCTGATGGGCAGCCAGTTCACGGTCGCCGACGGCTACCTCTTCACCATGATCATGTGGGCGCAAGACCGGCTCGGCTTCGATCTCTCCGGCCTGCCGAACGTGACGGCCTACAAGGCCCGCGTCGCGGCGCGCCCGAAGGTGCAGGAAGCGCTGAAGAAGGAAGGCCTGCTGAAAGCGGCCTGA
- a CDS encoding winged helix-turn-helix transcriptional regulator: MKRKLSSEATAAWIRLMRVPSRVLDCVEQDLKKAGFPPLAWYDALLELSRAPSGELRPVELERQMLIPQYSTSRLIDKLVDEGLAARRECKIDKRGQFVEITEAGRELQKKMWNAYSAAIDKHVGSKLSDADAERLCGLLDRLGCSCGETDAKSDTKAAPARDGVPAR, encoded by the coding sequence ATGAAACGCAAGCTATCGAGCGAGGCGACGGCCGCCTGGATCCGCCTGATGCGGGTGCCGAGCCGGGTGCTGGACTGCGTCGAGCAGGATCTGAAGAAGGCCGGCTTTCCGCCGCTCGCCTGGTATGACGCCCTGCTCGAGCTGTCGCGCGCGCCGTCCGGCGAGCTGCGCCCGGTCGAGCTCGAGCGGCAGATGCTGATCCCGCAATATTCGACCTCGCGGCTGATCGACAAGCTGGTCGACGAGGGGCTCGCCGCCCGGCGCGAATGCAAGATCGACAAGCGCGGCCAGTTCGTCGAGATCACCGAGGCCGGGCGCGAGCTGCAGAAGAAGATGTGGAACGCCTATTCGGCGGCGATCGACAAGCATGTCGGCTCGAAATTGTCCGACGCCGACGCCGAACGGCTGTGCGGTCTGCTCGACCGTCTCGGCTGCTCCTGCGGCGAGACCGATGCAAAGAGCGATACCAAGGCCGCACCCGCGCGAGACGGCGTGCCCGCCCGATGA